The Streptomyces sp. NBC_00483 genome contains the following window.
CGCTCCGGCGTGCGGTCCGCCGACGTGATTGTGGTAGTCGGCCTGGTCGGGCAGCGCGACGACCGCCTTCTCGGGCGTGGTCTCGTGGAACTCGAGGTTCAGGGTGCGGGCCATCGGCACCGTGGCGGCGAGCATCTCGCCGATGGACATCTGATCTGCGCTCATGCCCGAATGTTACCCGTCGGTAGCAAGCTTGACCATCCCTTCGAACCCTTGTGGACAACCGGGAGATATCCGGCATCGGCCGACCAATCACCCGGTGTCCGGGGAAGCGGTTTGTCGATTCGGCGGCATGGCGGCGATAGTCCCTCAGTGACCTCTGCCGCCGCCCCCGAACCGAAGCGTCCACGCCTGCGCCCCGCATGGGCCGGGCGGAACTACACGCTGCTCTCCGTCTCGGCGGTCGTCACGACACTGGGGGCGCACGGCGCGCTGATCGCCTCGGCGTTCGCCGTGCTCGACGCGGGCGGCGACGGCGGTGACGTGGGCCTGGTGGCCGCGGCCCGCACGCTGTTCCTGGTGGTCTTCCTGCTGGTGGGCGGCGCGGTCGCCGACCGGCTGCCGCGGCACCGTGTGATGGTCGCGGCGAACGCCCTCAACTTCCTCTCCCAGGGCGCGTTCGCGCTGCTCGTCCTCCAGGGCGACCCGAAGCTGTGGCAGATGATGGCGCTCAGCGCGCTCGGCGGCACGGGTCAGGCGTTCTTCAACCCCGCGGCCGAGGGCATGCTGATGTCCTCCGTCTCCGGGGAGCAGGCGAGCCGCGCCTTCGCCATGTTCCGGATGGGGATGTCCGGGGCGGGTGTGGGTGGCGCCGCGCTCGGCGGGGCAATGGTCGCGGCGTTCGGACCCGGCTGGGTGCTCGCCGTGGACGCGGTGGCATTCCTGGTCGCGGGCGCGCTGCGGATGTTCCTCGACGTGCGGCACATCGCGCCGCGGGAGCCCGGCGGCGGACTGCTCGCCGACATGCGGGACGGGTGGCGGGAGGTCATCGGCCGGCCGTGGCTGTGGACGATCGTCGCCCAGTTCGCGGTCGTGGTCGCGGTGGTGGGCGCGGCCGAGTCGGTGTTCGGCCCGCTGGTGGCGCGCGACGAACTGGGCGGGGCGGGGCCGTGGGGCATCGCGCTCGGCTCGTTCGGCGTCGGCACGATCCTCGGCGGACTGCTGATGATGCGGTGGAAGCCGCGGCGGCTGCTGTTCGCGGCGACGCTCTCCGTGTTCTCCCTCGCCCTGCCGTCGGCGGCGCTCGCGGTACCCGTGCCGCTCGGCTGGCTGATCGCCGTGATGTTCGTCAGCGGCGTCACCATCGAGATATTCGGCGTCTCCTGGATCACCGCGCTGCACCAGGAGATCCCCGAGGAGAAGCTCTCCCGCGTCTCGGCCTACGACTGGTTCGGCTCGGTGGCGATGGTGCCGCTGGCCACCGCGCTCGCCGGCCCGGCGGAGTCCGCCTTCGGCCGGTCGGCCTCACTGTGGGGATGCTCGGCGCTCGTGGTCGTGGCGACGGCGGCGGTGCTGTTCGTGCCGGACGTACGGCACCTGCGGCGGCGCGGACCGGCCACCGCCGCGCCCCACGAACCGACGCTGACCGACCCCACGCTGGCCGAACCCCCGGTCACCCCACGCTGACCGAC
Protein-coding sequences here:
- a CDS encoding MFS transporter codes for the protein MTSAAAPEPKRPRLRPAWAGRNYTLLSVSAVVTTLGAHGALIASAFAVLDAGGDGGDVGLVAAARTLFLVVFLLVGGAVADRLPRHRVMVAANALNFLSQGAFALLVLQGDPKLWQMMALSALGGTGQAFFNPAAEGMLMSSVSGEQASRAFAMFRMGMSGAGVGGAALGGAMVAAFGPGWVLAVDAVAFLVAGALRMFLDVRHIAPREPGGGLLADMRDGWREVIGRPWLWTIVAQFAVVVAVVGAAESVFGPLVARDELGGAGPWGIALGSFGVGTILGGLLMMRWKPRRLLFAATLSVFSLALPSAALAVPVPLGWLIAVMFVSGVTIEIFGVSWITALHQEIPEEKLSRVSAYDWFGSVAMVPLATALAGPAESAFGRSASLWGCSALVVVATAAVLFVPDVRHLRRRGPATAAPHEPTLTDPTLAEPPVTPR